A single genomic interval of Trichosurus vulpecula isolate mTriVul1 chromosome 6, mTriVul1.pri, whole genome shotgun sequence harbors:
- the SLC25A45 gene encoding solute carrier family 25 member 45 isoform X3 — MLGHPLDTVKVRLQTQNRYRGIVDCVIKTYRQESVLGFFKGMSFPIGSVAVVNSVLFGTYSNSLLLLSSTSHWERKAQPPNYGHIFVAGSIGGFVQAYCLAPFDLIKVRLQNQMEPRARPGAAPPQYRGPLHCARTILREEGPRGLFRGAWALVLRDTPTLGLYFLTYEGLSWWLTSDSKEPGSATMLVAGGFAGIISWTVATPLDVVKSRMQMDGLKHREYRGLLDCMVSSVRQEGPGVFFRGLTLNSARAFPVNAVTFFSYEHLLRFLS; from the exons ATGCTGGGACACCCCCTAGACACAGTGAAG GTTCGGCTGCAGACCCAGAACAGGTACCGGGGTATCGTGGACTGCGTGATCAAAACGTACCGCCAGGAGTCA GTCCTGGGCTTCTTTAAGGGAATGAGCTTCCCCATCGGTAGCGTGGCCGTGGTCAACTCTGTCCTTTTTGGAACCTACAGcaactcccttctccttctcagcTCCACGTCCCACTGGGAGCGAAAGGCCCAGCCCCCCAACTATGGCCACATCTTTGTGGCTGGCAGCATCGGAGGGTTTGTGCAG GCCTACTGCTTGGCTCCTTTTGACCTCATCAAAGTTCGACTGCAGAACCAGATGGAGCCCCGGGCTCGGCCGGGAGCGGCCCCACCCCAGTACAGGGGTCCCCTGCACTGTGCCAGGACCATTCTCCGGGAGGAGGGGCCTCGGGGCTTGTTTCGGGGCGCTTGGGCTCTGGTGTTGAGGGATACTCCGACTCTGGGCCTCTATTTTCTCACTTATGAGGGTCTCAGTTGGTGGCTTACTTCAGACAGTAAGGAACCTG GCTCAGCTACAATGCTGGTGGCTGGGGGCTTTGCAGGGATAATATCCTGGACCGTAGCCACTCCTTTGGATGTGGTCAAGTCACGGATGCAAATGGATGGGCTTAAGCATCGAGAGTACCGGGGGCTGCTAGATTGCATGGTGAGCAGTGTCCGGCAAGAAGGGCCAGGTGTCTTCTTCCGGGGCTTGACCCTCAACAGTGCCCGGGCTTTTCCTGTCAATGCTGTAACCTTCTTCAGCTATGAGCATCTCCTCCGGTTCCTGAGCTGA
- the SLC25A45 gene encoding solute carrier family 25 member 45 isoform X1, with amino-acid sequence MHQGIQSSPFCGSKNQERKRVSINWGWQKGAVGLMLGHPLDTVKVRLQTQNRYRGIVDCVIKTYRQESVLGFFKGMSFPIGSVAVVNSVLFGTYSNSLLLLSSTSHWERKAQPPNYGHIFVAGSIGGFVQAYCLAPFDLIKVRLQNQMEPRARPGAAPPQYRGPLHCARTILREEGPRGLFRGAWALVLRDTPTLGLYFLTYEGLSWWLTSDSKEPGSATMLVAGGFAGIISWTVATPLDVVKSRMQMDGLKHREYRGLLDCMVSSVRQEGPGVFFRGLTLNSARAFPVNAVTFFSYEHLLRFLS; translated from the exons ATGCACCAAGGTATTCagagcagccctttttgtggtagcaagaacCAAGAAAGAAAGCGGGTGTCCATTAACTGGGGATGGCAAAAAG GAGCTGTGGGCTTGATGCTGGGACACCCCCTAGACACAGTGAAG GTTCGGCTGCAGACCCAGAACAGGTACCGGGGTATCGTGGACTGCGTGATCAAAACGTACCGCCAGGAGTCA GTCCTGGGCTTCTTTAAGGGAATGAGCTTCCCCATCGGTAGCGTGGCCGTGGTCAACTCTGTCCTTTTTGGAACCTACAGcaactcccttctccttctcagcTCCACGTCCCACTGGGAGCGAAAGGCCCAGCCCCCCAACTATGGCCACATCTTTGTGGCTGGCAGCATCGGAGGGTTTGTGCAG GCCTACTGCTTGGCTCCTTTTGACCTCATCAAAGTTCGACTGCAGAACCAGATGGAGCCCCGGGCTCGGCCGGGAGCGGCCCCACCCCAGTACAGGGGTCCCCTGCACTGTGCCAGGACCATTCTCCGGGAGGAGGGGCCTCGGGGCTTGTTTCGGGGCGCTTGGGCTCTGGTGTTGAGGGATACTCCGACTCTGGGCCTCTATTTTCTCACTTATGAGGGTCTCAGTTGGTGGCTTACTTCAGACAGTAAGGAACCTG GCTCAGCTACAATGCTGGTGGCTGGGGGCTTTGCAGGGATAATATCCTGGACCGTAGCCACTCCTTTGGATGTGGTCAAGTCACGGATGCAAATGGATGGGCTTAAGCATCGAGAGTACCGGGGGCTGCTAGATTGCATGGTGAGCAGTGTCCGGCAAGAAGGGCCAGGTGTCTTCTTCCGGGGCTTGACCCTCAACAGTGCCCGGGCTTTTCCTGTCAATGCTGTAACCTTCTTCAGCTATGAGCATCTCCTCCGGTTCCTGAGCTGA
- the FRMD8 gene encoding FERM domain-containing protein 8 isoform X1, translated as MDGGEGGSGPPGPAERSHRSSVSSAGARAADVLVYLMDDTALPLAVENMASITAQDLHRTIREALQLPDIAMEAFALWLISPLLEVQLKPKHQPYKVCRQWPDLLFRFTDAPEDDMAVDEPSLQFRRNVFFPKRKELQVNNEDVLRLLYEEAKFNVLEVRYPCDVEDCEKLGALVCRLELGPYRQGQQTACVVKEKLDSFLPAHLCKRPHNLFTAFRSRGPRLVPGEQGLLSAYQEVKEEAAGPEAELLTRHYRAYLLKCHELPYYGCAFFCGEVDKPAQGFLHRGGRKAVTVAINLEGVHVIDTKEKHVLLGLRFQELSWDYTCSGDDEPILWLEFDGESEGTPINKLLKVYSKQAELMSGLIEYCIELSLAKEPALAQEAKVSPTAGPGPQPPTASQRHKLRRQSSVVCSRIQHLATIDYVDDGKEIKRVKPKRTTSFFSRQLSLGPAAYAVVQPTDSLEQG; from the exons ATGGACGGAGGCGAGGGGGGCTCGGGGCCCCCGGGACCGGCGGAGCGGTCCCACCGCAGCAGCGTGTCCTCCGCCGGAGCCCGAG CTGCTGATGTGCTCGTCTACCTCATGGATGACACCGCGTTGCCCCTTGCTGTGGAGAATATGGCCTCCATCACTGCCCAGGACCTCCACCGCACCATCCGGGAGGCCCTGCAGCTCCCCGACATCGCCATGGAGGCCTTTGCCCTCTGGCTCATCTCGCCCTTGCTTG AGGTGCAGCTGAAGCCCAAGCACCAGCCATACAAGGTGTGCCGGCAGTGGCCGGACCTGCTGTTCCGCTTCACGGATGCCCCAGAGGACGACATGGCTGTGG ATGAGCCCTCCCTACAGTTCCGAAGGAATGTCTTTTTTCCAAAGCGGAAGGAGTTGCAG GTCAACAATGAGGATGTCTTGAGGCTGTTGTATGAAGAGGCCAAGTTCAATGTGTTGGAGGTGCGCTATCCCTGTGACGTGGAGGACTGTGAGAAGCTCGGGGCCCTGGTGTGTCGGCTGGAACTGGGGCCTTACCGCCAAGGCCAGCAGACAGCCTGTGTCGTGAA AGAGAAGCTCGACTCCTTCCTGCCTGCCCATCTCTGCAAGCGGCCTCACAACCTCTTCACAGCCTTCCGGAGCCGGGGACCCCGGCTGGTGCCAGGGGAGCAGGGCCTGTTGAGTGCCTACCAGGAGGTGAAGGAAGAGGCAGCGGGCCCAGAGGCTGAGCTGCTCACCAGGCATTACCGGGCCTACCTGCTCAAATGCCACGAGCTGCCCTACTATGG GTGCGCATTTTTCTGCGGCGAGGTCGACAAGCCGGCCCAGGGCTTCCTGCACCGGGGTGGGCGCAAGGCCGTGACCGTGGCCATCAACTTGGAGGGTGTCCATGTCATCGATACCAAGGAGAAG CACGTCCTCCTGGGCCTGCGCTTCCAAGAGCTATCCTGGGACTACACCTGCTCAGGCGACGACGAGCCCATCCTGTGGCTGGAGTTCGATGGGGAGAGTGAGGGCACGCCCATCAACAAACTACTGAAGGTGTACTCCAAGCAG GCAGAGCTGATGAGCGGCCTCATTGAGTACTGCATCGAGCTGAGCCTAGCCAAGGAGCCTGCCCTGGCTCAGGAGGCAAAGGTCAGCCCCACGGCCGGCCCTGGCCCCCAGCCTCCCACTGCCTCTCAGCGCCACAAGCTCCGGAGGCAGAGCAGTGTGGTCTGCAGCCGGATTCAGCACCTGGCCACCATCGATTACGTGGATGACG gcaaggagataaAGCGAGTGAAGCCCAAACGGACAACTTCCTTCTTCAGTCGTCAGCTGTCCCTGGGCCCAGCAGCATATGCTGTGGTCCAGCCCACGGACAGCCTAGAGCAGGgctga
- the SLC25A45 gene encoding solute carrier family 25 member 45 isoform X5, with protein MSFPIGSVAVVNSVLFGTYSNSLLLLSSTSHWERKAQPPNYGHIFVAGSIGGFVQAYCLAPFDLIKVRLQNQMEPRARPGAAPPQYRGPLHCARTILREEGPRGLFRGAWALVLRDTPTLGLYFLTYEGLSWWLTSDSKEPGSATMLVAGGFAGIISWTVATPLDVVKSRMQMDGLKHREYRGLLDCMVSSVRQEGPGVFFRGLTLNSARAFPVNAVTFFSYEHLLRFLS; from the exons ATGAGCTTCCCCATCGGTAGCGTGGCCGTGGTCAACTCTGTCCTTTTTGGAACCTACAGcaactcccttctccttctcagcTCCACGTCCCACTGGGAGCGAAAGGCCCAGCCCCCCAACTATGGCCACATCTTTGTGGCTGGCAGCATCGGAGGGTTTGTGCAG GCCTACTGCTTGGCTCCTTTTGACCTCATCAAAGTTCGACTGCAGAACCAGATGGAGCCCCGGGCTCGGCCGGGAGCGGCCCCACCCCAGTACAGGGGTCCCCTGCACTGTGCCAGGACCATTCTCCGGGAGGAGGGGCCTCGGGGCTTGTTTCGGGGCGCTTGGGCTCTGGTGTTGAGGGATACTCCGACTCTGGGCCTCTATTTTCTCACTTATGAGGGTCTCAGTTGGTGGCTTACTTCAGACAGTAAGGAACCTG GCTCAGCTACAATGCTGGTGGCTGGGGGCTTTGCAGGGATAATATCCTGGACCGTAGCCACTCCTTTGGATGTGGTCAAGTCACGGATGCAAATGGATGGGCTTAAGCATCGAGAGTACCGGGGGCTGCTAGATTGCATGGTGAGCAGTGTCCGGCAAGAAGGGCCAGGTGTCTTCTTCCGGGGCTTGACCCTCAACAGTGCCCGGGCTTTTCCTGTCAATGCTGTAACCTTCTTCAGCTATGAGCATCTCCTCCGGTTCCTGAGCTGA
- the FRMD8 gene encoding FERM domain-containing protein 8 isoform X2, with amino-acid sequence MDDTALPLAVENMASITAQDLHRTIREALQLPDIAMEAFALWLISPLLEVQLKPKHQPYKVCRQWPDLLFRFTDAPEDDMAVDEPSLQFRRNVFFPKRKELQVNNEDVLRLLYEEAKFNVLEVRYPCDVEDCEKLGALVCRLELGPYRQGQQTACVVKEKLDSFLPAHLCKRPHNLFTAFRSRGPRLVPGEQGLLSAYQEVKEEAAGPEAELLTRHYRAYLLKCHELPYYGCAFFCGEVDKPAQGFLHRGGRKAVTVAINLEGVHVIDTKEKHVLLGLRFQELSWDYTCSGDDEPILWLEFDGESEGTPINKLLKVYSKQAELMSGLIEYCIELSLAKEPALAQEAKVSPTAGPGPQPPTASQRHKLRRQSSVVCSRIQHLATIDYVDDGKEIKRVKPKRTTSFFSRQLSLGPAAYAVVQPTDSLEQG; translated from the exons ATGGATGACACCGCGTTGCCCCTTGCTGTGGAGAATATGGCCTCCATCACTGCCCAGGACCTCCACCGCACCATCCGGGAGGCCCTGCAGCTCCCCGACATCGCCATGGAGGCCTTTGCCCTCTGGCTCATCTCGCCCTTGCTTG AGGTGCAGCTGAAGCCCAAGCACCAGCCATACAAGGTGTGCCGGCAGTGGCCGGACCTGCTGTTCCGCTTCACGGATGCCCCAGAGGACGACATGGCTGTGG ATGAGCCCTCCCTACAGTTCCGAAGGAATGTCTTTTTTCCAAAGCGGAAGGAGTTGCAG GTCAACAATGAGGATGTCTTGAGGCTGTTGTATGAAGAGGCCAAGTTCAATGTGTTGGAGGTGCGCTATCCCTGTGACGTGGAGGACTGTGAGAAGCTCGGGGCCCTGGTGTGTCGGCTGGAACTGGGGCCTTACCGCCAAGGCCAGCAGACAGCCTGTGTCGTGAA AGAGAAGCTCGACTCCTTCCTGCCTGCCCATCTCTGCAAGCGGCCTCACAACCTCTTCACAGCCTTCCGGAGCCGGGGACCCCGGCTGGTGCCAGGGGAGCAGGGCCTGTTGAGTGCCTACCAGGAGGTGAAGGAAGAGGCAGCGGGCCCAGAGGCTGAGCTGCTCACCAGGCATTACCGGGCCTACCTGCTCAAATGCCACGAGCTGCCCTACTATGG GTGCGCATTTTTCTGCGGCGAGGTCGACAAGCCGGCCCAGGGCTTCCTGCACCGGGGTGGGCGCAAGGCCGTGACCGTGGCCATCAACTTGGAGGGTGTCCATGTCATCGATACCAAGGAGAAG CACGTCCTCCTGGGCCTGCGCTTCCAAGAGCTATCCTGGGACTACACCTGCTCAGGCGACGACGAGCCCATCCTGTGGCTGGAGTTCGATGGGGAGAGTGAGGGCACGCCCATCAACAAACTACTGAAGGTGTACTCCAAGCAG GCAGAGCTGATGAGCGGCCTCATTGAGTACTGCATCGAGCTGAGCCTAGCCAAGGAGCCTGCCCTGGCTCAGGAGGCAAAGGTCAGCCCCACGGCCGGCCCTGGCCCCCAGCCTCCCACTGCCTCTCAGCGCCACAAGCTCCGGAGGCAGAGCAGTGTGGTCTGCAGCCGGATTCAGCACCTGGCCACCATCGATTACGTGGATGACG gcaaggagataaAGCGAGTGAAGCCCAAACGGACAACTTCCTTCTTCAGTCGTCAGCTGTCCCTGGGCCCAGCAGCATATGCTGTGGTCCAGCCCACGGACAGCCTAGAGCAGGgctga
- the SLC25A45 gene encoding solute carrier family 25 member 45 isoform X2, with product MPVEEFVAGWISGAVGLMLGHPLDTVKVRLQTQNRYRGIVDCVIKTYRQESVLGFFKGMSFPIGSVAVVNSVLFGTYSNSLLLLSSTSHWERKAQPPNYGHIFVAGSIGGFVQAYCLAPFDLIKVRLQNQMEPRARPGAAPPQYRGPLHCARTILREEGPRGLFRGAWALVLRDTPTLGLYFLTYEGLSWWLTSDSKEPGSATMLVAGGFAGIISWTVATPLDVVKSRMQMDGLKHREYRGLLDCMVSSVRQEGPGVFFRGLTLNSARAFPVNAVTFFSYEHLLRFLS from the exons ATGCCTGTGGAAGAGTTTGTGGCTGGCTGGATCTCTG GAGCTGTGGGCTTGATGCTGGGACACCCCCTAGACACAGTGAAG GTTCGGCTGCAGACCCAGAACAGGTACCGGGGTATCGTGGACTGCGTGATCAAAACGTACCGCCAGGAGTCA GTCCTGGGCTTCTTTAAGGGAATGAGCTTCCCCATCGGTAGCGTGGCCGTGGTCAACTCTGTCCTTTTTGGAACCTACAGcaactcccttctccttctcagcTCCACGTCCCACTGGGAGCGAAAGGCCCAGCCCCCCAACTATGGCCACATCTTTGTGGCTGGCAGCATCGGAGGGTTTGTGCAG GCCTACTGCTTGGCTCCTTTTGACCTCATCAAAGTTCGACTGCAGAACCAGATGGAGCCCCGGGCTCGGCCGGGAGCGGCCCCACCCCAGTACAGGGGTCCCCTGCACTGTGCCAGGACCATTCTCCGGGAGGAGGGGCCTCGGGGCTTGTTTCGGGGCGCTTGGGCTCTGGTGTTGAGGGATACTCCGACTCTGGGCCTCTATTTTCTCACTTATGAGGGTCTCAGTTGGTGGCTTACTTCAGACAGTAAGGAACCTG GCTCAGCTACAATGCTGGTGGCTGGGGGCTTTGCAGGGATAATATCCTGGACCGTAGCCACTCCTTTGGATGTGGTCAAGTCACGGATGCAAATGGATGGGCTTAAGCATCGAGAGTACCGGGGGCTGCTAGATTGCATGGTGAGCAGTGTCCGGCAAGAAGGGCCAGGTGTCTTCTTCCGGGGCTTGACCCTCAACAGTGCCCGGGCTTTTCCTGTCAATGCTGTAACCTTCTTCAGCTATGAGCATCTCCTCCGGTTCCTGAGCTGA
- the SLC25A45 gene encoding solute carrier family 25 member 45 isoform X4 yields MAKRSCGLDAGTPPRHSEGSAADPEQVLGFFKGMSFPIGSVAVVNSVLFGTYSNSLLLLSSTSHWERKAQPPNYGHIFVAGSIGGFVQAYCLAPFDLIKVRLQNQMEPRARPGAAPPQYRGPLHCARTILREEGPRGLFRGAWALVLRDTPTLGLYFLTYEGLSWWLTSDSKEPGSATMLVAGGFAGIISWTVATPLDVVKSRMQMDGLKHREYRGLLDCMVSSVRQEGPGVFFRGLTLNSARAFPVNAVTFFSYEHLLRFLS; encoded by the exons ATGGCAAAAAG GAGCTGTGGGCTTGATGCTGGGACACCCCCTAGACACAGTGAAG GTTCGGCTGCAGACCCAGAACAG GTCCTGGGCTTCTTTAAGGGAATGAGCTTCCCCATCGGTAGCGTGGCCGTGGTCAACTCTGTCCTTTTTGGAACCTACAGcaactcccttctccttctcagcTCCACGTCCCACTGGGAGCGAAAGGCCCAGCCCCCCAACTATGGCCACATCTTTGTGGCTGGCAGCATCGGAGGGTTTGTGCAG GCCTACTGCTTGGCTCCTTTTGACCTCATCAAAGTTCGACTGCAGAACCAGATGGAGCCCCGGGCTCGGCCGGGAGCGGCCCCACCCCAGTACAGGGGTCCCCTGCACTGTGCCAGGACCATTCTCCGGGAGGAGGGGCCTCGGGGCTTGTTTCGGGGCGCTTGGGCTCTGGTGTTGAGGGATACTCCGACTCTGGGCCTCTATTTTCTCACTTATGAGGGTCTCAGTTGGTGGCTTACTTCAGACAGTAAGGAACCTG GCTCAGCTACAATGCTGGTGGCTGGGGGCTTTGCAGGGATAATATCCTGGACCGTAGCCACTCCTTTGGATGTGGTCAAGTCACGGATGCAAATGGATGGGCTTAAGCATCGAGAGTACCGGGGGCTGCTAGATTGCATGGTGAGCAGTGTCCGGCAAGAAGGGCCAGGTGTCTTCTTCCGGGGCTTGACCCTCAACAGTGCCCGGGCTTTTCCTGTCAATGCTGTAACCTTCTTCAGCTATGAGCATCTCCTCCGGTTCCTGAGCTGA